The genomic window TTAATCCTCCTTTTGTTCCCATAATAAGCAGTCTTTCCTGGTGTTTGTACGCAGAGGATGATGTTACTTCAATATCTATTGAAGGTGAAGACGCACTTTTTAATACTATTTTTACGTGGTCATCAGCATCACCAAGAGTTAACGTTTTGTCGAGTTGACAAAAAAGTTCATAAGGTTCATCTTCAGGGATAAACTGCATAGCCCAGTCAATACAATGTGGACAGGTATCGTTTAAGGTTCCGCCCATATATTTTTTAAATACTTGCCAATCCCATCTTCTCCCAAACCCAATCCATAAAATTTTTATTTCAACAATTCTTCCTAAAACCCCTGAATTAACTATTTCTTGAACCTTTTTAAATAGATGGTCGAGCCGTCTGTTCTGAAAAGGCGCAAACACTTTATTATTCTGTTTAGCAGCTTGTATCATTTTATCAACATCAGCAACATTATCAGATAAAGGTTTTTCGCAAACAACGTGCTTCCCAGCATTCAGAGCCGATATAGTATGTTGAGTATGAAGAAAAGAAGGGGTAGATATAGAAACGAGTTCTATTTCTGAATCTTTTAAAAACTCGTCATAATCTGCATAAGTTCTACATTTCATCTTTTCTTCAGCTTCTTTTCTTCGTCCTTCATCTATATCGCAGACAGCAACCACTTCATATTGTTCAGGTAACGACATTAAACTACCACAATGATGGTAAAACCCACTCCTTCCATACCCAGCAACACCTGCTTTTATCTTTTTCATTTTACACAATCTCCTTTTTCGGTTTATCCGATTTGAGAACTACCTGTTTTGTTTGAAAGTATTAAGGTTAATAAATTTTTTAAGCTAAGTCAAAATTATTTAATTTTAACAGATAATGTTTTAGACGGTTCTGAAACATTATCCCAACTATCTACTGCAACTACCTTATAATGGTACTCTTTTCCTATCTCAAGTTCAGGGTCTATGAATAGAGTGTCTTTATTACTTCCCAGAAGGTTACTCTGGTCTACCTGAAAATCTTTTTTATCACTCCTGTGTATATTGTAATACCTTACACCTTGTGGCGCTGTTGAAGGTGCCCACAAAATTTTTATGTACGGAGGTTTAACTTTATAACCTTGCCAAGCCAGTGGTGCTTCATTTTTATCAGCAATAAGATGTTCAACTTTTATATTTTCTGGTATGGAAGGTTTAGTTGAGGGAGTATTATCTGGGTTTGAAGGGATAAAATTAAGGTCGTTGGTAACAAGAATATTATCAATAGATATACCTGCATCTGAGGTTTCAAACTCCAAAGTTGCTTCGCCAGCCGGTTGTCTTAATATTTGGTTATCCATAGATACCCATTGCCAATCTTTTCCTTTTACAGATATATTGCCAACAACCTTCCCGTTAATTTTAACTTTAAAAGTTCCAGAGGATACCGGTGAGCCTATAGCCCACCCAGTAGTATAAGTTTGCCGTTCAATATCAGACATCCCTCTAACTCTTGCCATTACCTTAAAGTTTGTTATGTTAGGAACAACTATATTTAGTTGTAAAGAACCCGTTAACCCTTCTTGGAGTTTTTTCTTATATATAAGTTCAGGGTCAGTTATTGCTACAGCGTAAGAGTTGGAAGCTTTCTTAGGTTCAAAAAAAGGTACAAGAGGTTCCTTAAGTTTTCCTGTTTCCGCTTGATAAAAATGGCGGAACAAACTACTTTTGTTATTAGATACTTCGTTGGAAAACATCCGACTTTCAAGCCCAGAATATTCTACCGAAGTAAGAAGAAAATATTTGTTGTTATCAGGCAAGGGATATGAGAGGTTTTTAATAAGTTCTTTATTGACCTTCTCATATTTGCCACCACTATCATTTGAAGAGTATAGGTTGTACCCTTCTATTTCTTCACAATACCTTGGTTTATCCCAGACGATATTATTGTTTTTTATTTTTACGTTTTCAGGTGGCATTGGGTACCTAACAACAGCTACATATAGGTCTGCCCAAACTCTGTTAGGATGGTCACCTGTAAGGAGTGGTGAGAAAAAAACTACCTTAGTGAAATCTGGGCTGGGAGTAGAAGATGTCCTAAACATAGGTTTATGGTAAGCAGTTTTATCTCTTCTGGTTCTATACCTTATGTTGTAATCGTGGAAATTGGTAAAAACTGCAGTCCAGTAAGTTTTGTTTTCAAGATCTATCATAAGAAAAGGCGAAACAGGTTCAGCGTACCCTTCGACAGTTGCAAAACCTTTGTCTCTCCTAAACTCGTGTGGCCAAGAGATTCTGTCAAGTTCCAAGTTGTTACCTATAAAAGTTACTTCTCCTGTGTAAGGGTCATTAACACTTATAGTGTTTCTAAAAGAACTGTGCATACCGAGTGCACTCATATGTAGGAGGGTTCCGTCTTCAAGCAGAAGGATAGCGTTATCTCCAGAGCGAGGTAACCCTGCTGCCAGTTCCCACCAGTTGTACGAAGGTTGAAACGTTCCGCCACTATGGGTTGAAACATGTTCTGTAATTGTTACTTTTGGGTTAGGTACAACTCTTAATAGCCCGCGTTTATCGCTCTCTGTAAGAGAAATAGCCCAGACTTGATAAGGGTTCTCTGGGTCATCAAAAAAATTATTTCTGTTCATATCAAAGAGAAAGTATCTGTTACCATCTTTATCAACAGCATTTCGCCAATTATTCCAACTTTTTCCCCAAACACTTGATATTGGCATACCATCAACTCCTGAGGGTCCTTTTGGGTAGATTGTATCGTTTTCAGGTTTTTTTGAAATACTTTTGAATTTAAAAGTTCTAAAGTTTTCGCCTTTTATATCTGAAAGCCCTAACTGGGTTTTGTCATTGGAGTGCCAAATAATAGTGTTATGAACAATATCTTTAACATTAGGTCCTCTGCTACTTCCTGTACAAGGGTTTTCTATTATTTTCCATCCCTGACGTGAAGGCATATTTATCTTGACTGTTTTACCAGTTACAACATTTTCTAAAACTATTGCACTTAACGTTCGGTTTGTACATATCCAGTCTTCGGGATTTGTGTTTTGAGGAATATATTTTTGCTCCCAAGGGAAAAGCCATA from bacterium includes these protein-coding regions:
- a CDS encoding Gfo/Idh/MocA family oxidoreductase → MKKIKAGVAGYGRSGFYHHCGSLMSLPEQYEVVAVCDIDEGRRKEAEEKMKCRTYADYDEFLKDSEIELVSISTPSFLHTQHTISALNAGKHVVCEKPLSDNVADVDKMIQAAKQNNKVFAPFQNRRLDHLFKKVQEIVNSGVLGRIVEIKILWIGFGRRWDWQVFKKYMGGTLNDTCPHCIDWAMQFIPEDEPYELFCQLDKTLTLGDADDHVKIVLKSASSPSIDIEVTSSSAYKHQERLLIMGTKGGLKGNHLELWWKTANLEKLPERVLPTEPKTVERKYSSEDVEWKEEYWKVPDNAISWSVVFYDLLHKSLTEGAPLFITPESARRVIKVIEECHKKGGM